From Oryza sativa Japonica Group chromosome 4, ASM3414082v1, one genomic window encodes:
- the LOC4337364 gene encoding phytosulfokine receptor 1 — protein MRGYYCFFHFLVVSVLLHVHGGRSESQTCDPTDLAALLAFSDGLDTKAAGMVGWGPGDAACCSWTGVSCDLGRVVALDLSNRSLSRNSLRGGEAVARLGRLPSLRRLDLSANGLAGAFPAGGFPAIEVVNVSSNGFTGPHPAFPGAPNLTVLDITGNAFSGGINVTALCASPVKVLRFSANAFSGDVPAGFGQCKLLNDLFLDGNGLTGSLPKDLYMMPALRKLSLQENKLSGSLDDDLGNLTEITQIDLSYNMFNGNIPDVFGKLRSLESLNLASNQLNGTLPLSLSSCPMLRVVSLRNNSLSGEITIDCRLLTRLNNFDAGTNKLRGAIPPRLASCTELRTLNLARNKLQGELPESFKNLTSLSYLSLTGNGFTNLSSALQVLQHLPNLTSLVLTNNFRGGETMPMDGIEGFKRMQVLVLANCALLGTVPPWLQSLKSLSVLDISWNNLHGEIPPWLGNLDSLFYIDLSNNSFSGELPATFTQMKSLISSNGSSGQASTGDLPLFVKKNSTSTGKGLQYNQLSSFPSSLILSNNKLVGPILPAFGRLVKLHVLDLSFNNFSGPIPDELSNMSSLEILDLAHNDLSGSIPSSLTKLNFLSKFDVSYNNLSGDIPAGGQFSTFTSEDFAGNHALHFPRNSSSTKNSPDTEAPHRKKNKATLVALGLGTAVGVIFVLCIASVVISRIIHSRMQEHNPKAVANADDCSESPNSSLVLLFQNNKDLGIEDILKSTNNFDQAYIVGCGGFGLVYKSTLPDGRRVAIKRLSGDYSQIEREFQAEVETLSRAQHDNLVLLEGYCKIGNDRLLIYAYMENGSLDYWLHERADGGALLDWQKRLRIAQGSARGLAYLHLSCEPHILHRDIKSSNILLDENFEAHLADFGLARLICAYETHVTTDVVGTLGYIPPEYGQSPVATYKGDVYSFGIVLLELLTGRRPVDMCRPKGSRDVVSWVLQMKKEDRETEVFDPTIYDKENESQLIRILEIALLCVTAAPKSRPTSQQLVEWLDHIAEG, from the coding sequence ATGAGAGGTTACTACTGCTTCTTCCATTTCTTGGTGGTGTCCGTTCTGCTCCACGTCCATGGCGGCCGCTCCGAGAGCCAGACGTGCGACCCCACCGACCTGGCGGCGCTCCTGGCCTTCTCCGATGGCCTGGACACGAAGGCCGCCGGGATGGTCGGGTGGGGCCCCGGCGACGCCGCCTGCTGCTCGTGGACGGGCGTGTCCTGTGATCTCGGGAGGGTGGTGGCGCTGGATCTCTCCAACCGGAGCCTCTCCCGGAACTCGcttcgcggcggcgaggcggtggcgcggctcggccgGCTGCCGAGCCTGCGGCGCCTCGACCTCAGCGCgaacggcctcgccggcgcgttCCCGGCGGGCGGCTTCCCGGCGATCGAGGTGGTGAACGTCTCCTCCAACGGGTTCACCGGGCCGCACCCCGCGTTCCCCGGCGCGCCGAACCTGACGGTTCTTGATATCACCGGCAACGCCTTCTCCGGCGGCATCAACGTCACCGCGCTCTGCGCTTCGCCGGTCAAGGTCCTGCGGTTCTCGGCGAATGCCTTCTCTGGTGATGTGCCGGCCGGCTTTGGTCAGTGCAAGCTGCTCAACGACCTCTTCCTTGATGGCAATGGCCTTACTGGGAGCCTCCCCAAAGATCTGTACATGATGCCAGCGCTGAGAAAACTAAGTTTGCAGGAGAATAAGCTCTCCGGCAGCCTCGACGACGACCTCGGTAACCTCACTGAGATTACGCAGATTGACTTGTCATATAACATGTTCAATGGCAATATCCCTGATGTGTTTGGGAAATTGAGGAGCTTGGAGTCCTTAAACTTGGCTTCCAACCAATTGAATGGCACATTGCCTCTATCCCTGTCGAGCTGCCCGATGCTTAGAGTGGTCAGCCTGAGGAACAATTCGCTGTCCGGTGAGATTACCATTGACTGCAGATTGCTCACGAGGCTGAACAACTTTGATGCTGGGACCAACAAGCTGCGTGGTGCTATACCGCCTCGCCTTGCCTCGTGCACTGAGTTGAGGACGCTGAACCTTGCAAGGAACAAGCTTCAGGGGGAGCTACCGGAGAGCTTCAAGAATTTGACATCACTGTCATACCTTTCTCTTACGGGGAATGGTTTTACCAACTTGTCATCAGCATTGCAAGTCTTGCAGCACCTGCCCAACTTAACTAGCTTGGTGCTCACCAATAACTTCCGTGGTGGTGAAACCATGCCAATGGACGGCATCGAAGGGTTCAAGAGAATGCAGGTTCTTGTCCTGGCGAACTGTGCACTCTTGGGCACGGTTCCACCTTGGCTGCAGAGCTTGAAGAGCCTCAGTGTGCTGGATATTTCATGGAACAATTTGCATGGGGAGATCCCGCCATGGTTAGGCAACCTCGACAGTCTTTTCTACATCGATCTGTCCAACAACTCATTCAGTGGGGAGCTTCCTGCAACCTTTACACAGATGAAGAGTTTAATTTCAAGTAATGGCTCAAGTGGGCAGGCGTCAACAGGAGACCTCCCATTATTCGTCAAGAAGAATTCGACTTCCACTGGTAAAGGCTTGCAGTACAACCAACTCAGTAGCTTCCCGTCATCACTGATCCTCTCAAATAACAAGCTTGTTGGGCCAATATTGCCAGCCTTTGGCCGTCTAGTGAAGCTTCATGTGCTGGACTTGAGCTTTAACAATTTTTCTGGGCCAATTCCTGATGAGTTATCAAATATGTCGAGCTTGGAAATATTGGATTTAGCCCACAATGATCTCAGTGGGAGCATACCATCATCTCTAACGAAGCTGAACTTTCTGTCCAAGTTTGATGTTTCGTACAACAATTTGTCTGGAGATATCCCGGCAGGAGGCCAATTCTCCACGTTCACTAGTGAGGATTTTGCAGGCAATCACGCACTACACTTTCCTCGGAATTCCTCCAGCACAAAGAATTCTCCTGATACGGAAGCACCACATCGTAAGAAGAACAAAGCAACCCTTGTGGCCCTTGGACTTGGTACTGCAGTGGGGGTTATTTTTGTCTTGTGTATTGCTTCTGTGGTTATATCAAGGATTATTCATTCAAGAATGCAGGAGCATAATCCAAAGGCAGTAGCGAATGCTGATGACTGCTCAGAGTCTCCGAACTCAAGCTTGGTGCTGCTTTTCCAGAACAACAAGGATCTTGGTATTGAAGATATATTGAAGTCAACCAACAACTTTGATCAAGCCTATATAGTTGGTTGTGGTGGTTTTGGACTTGTTTACAAGTCAACACTACCAGATGGGAGGAGAGTTGCAATCAAGCGGCTTTCAGGCGATTACTCTCAGATTGAGCGGGAGTTTCAAGCTGAAGTGGAAACACTATCACGTGCCCAGCATGACAACCTTGTTCTGCTAGAAGGCTATTGCAAGATAGGCAATGACAGACTACTGATCTATGCATACATGGAGAATGGCAGCTTGGATTACTGGCTTCATGAGAGGGCTGATGGTGGTGCCCTGCTGGATTGGCAGAAGAGGCTACGGATTGCACAGGGATCGGCAAGGGGGCTGGCATACTTGCACCTGTCGTGTGAGCCCCATATATTGCACCGAGATATCAAGTCAAGCAATATCCTCTTGGATGAGAACTTTGAAGCTCATTTGGCTGATTTCGGGTTGGCAAGGCTCATATGCGCATACGAGACGCATGTCACAACAGATGTAGTGGGAACCTTGGGCTACATTCCACCTGAATATGGGCAGTCACCTGTGGCTACTTACAAGGGTGATGTGTACAGCTTTGGAATTGTTCTTCTGGAGCTACTCACTGGGCGGCGGCCTGTGGACATGTGCAGGCCAAAAGGGAGCAGAGATGTAGTGTCCTGGGTGCTTCAGATGAAGAAGGAAGACAGGGAAACTGAAGTATTTGATCCAACCATATATGACAAGGAGAATGAAAGCCAGTTGATCAGAATCCTGGAGATAGCACTGCTTTGTGTGACTGCTGCTCCTAAGTCAAGACCAACATCGCAGCAGCTAGTCGAATGGCTTGACCATATCGCTGAAGGTTAA